The Bacillota bacterium DNA window TGCTAGAGTTCACCCAGGCTGCCCTGGAAGAAGGGAAGTTATGAGTGTACCGCAGGTAGGAGAGAATCTCACCGTCGAGATCACCGGCGTAAATCACCAGGGGGACGGGGTCGGAAGGCTACAGGGATTTACGCTCTTCGTGCCTGGAGCCGTGCCCGGTGACCGGGTCAGGGTAACTGTGGAGGGGGTAAGGCCATCCTACGGTATCGGGCGGCTCGAGTGTGTCGAGAAGCCCTCGCCCGACCGCGTGGGGCCGGTGTGCCCGGTGTTCGGGGCCTGCGGTGGGTGTGCATGGCAGAACCTGAGGTACGATGCACAGCTGAGGCTCAAACGGGAGTCAGCTGAGTCTGCCCTGAAGAGGATTGGTGGTCTTGAACTCCATGTTCACAACCCGGTTCCCTCCCCCGCCCCCTTCCGGTACCGGTCCAAGGGACAGTTCCCTGTGGCCCAGGGAGAGGGTAGGCTGCTCATGGGCTGCTACGCTAGGGGTACCCACCAGGTGGTGGATGTGTTGGATTGTGCCATTCAAGACGAAGACGGTAACAGGGCGCTTATGGCAGCCAGGGCGGCGCTTCAAGACTGGGCCCTTCCCGCCTACGATGAATCCAGCCGGAAGGGCTTGGTACGGCACCTCCTGTCGAGGGTGGGCAACGGCACAGGGGAGATCGGGATAACTGTAGTGACCTCGGGCGAGGCCTTCCCTGGCGCGCGAACCTTTGGCCAGGAGTTGATCAATGGTGTAGAGGGCCTGGTAAGCATTGCCCGTAACATCAACACGAGCGCCGGGAACGAGGTCTTGGGGCCCACGACCAGGATCCTTGCGGGCAAGGAGAGGATCCTCACCAGGGTGGGCGGCTTCGAGTTTGGCCTGTCTCCTACCTCCTTCTTTCAGGTGAACGTGGCTCAGGCCCAGGCGGTTTTCGAGAAGGTCACCAGCCTCGTGGAGTCAGGGGGCGTGGTTGTTGATGCCTACTGTGGGGTTGGAGCCATGTCCTTGCACCTGGCAGGCGCCGGCTCTAGGGTCATCGGGATCGAGCTGTCAGAGGAAGCGGTAAGAGACGCTCGGGACAACGCCCGGAGAAACGCTGTGGAATCGGTGACCTTCATGGCGGGGGCCGTGGAAACGGTGCTGCCTTCCCTCGGGGACAGGCCCAAGACCATCGTGGTGGATCCCCCCAGGAAGGGCTGTGGCGTGGCGACGCTGGAGGCGCTAGTGGGGGCCTCACCGGAGACCCTTATATACGTGTCGTGTAACCCTGCCACCCTGGCCAGGGACATGGAGTACCTGGTGCACCAGGGGTACGAGGCTGGGGACGTGTGGCTTTTTGACATGTTTCCACAGACGCCGCACGTTGAGACGGTAGTTAGCATGGTCCGTATAAAACGCAATCTATAGTGGATTTGGATTATAACTAACCACAATATATTGAA harbors:
- the rlmD gene encoding 23S rRNA (uracil(1939)-C(5))-methyltransferase RlmD codes for the protein MSVPQVGENLTVEITGVNHQGDGVGRLQGFTLFVPGAVPGDRVRVTVEGVRPSYGIGRLECVEKPSPDRVGPVCPVFGACGGCAWQNLRYDAQLRLKRESAESALKRIGGLELHVHNPVPSPAPFRYRSKGQFPVAQGEGRLLMGCYARGTHQVVDVLDCAIQDEDGNRALMAARAALQDWALPAYDESSRKGLVRHLLSRVGNGTGEIGITVVTSGEAFPGARTFGQELINGVEGLVSIARNINTSAGNEVLGPTTRILAGKERILTRVGGFEFGLSPTSFFQVNVAQAQAVFEKVTSLVESGGVVVDAYCGVGAMSLHLAGAGSRVIGIELSEEAVRDARDNARRNAVESVTFMAGAVETVLPSLGDRPKTIVVDPPRKGCGVATLEALVGASPETLIYVSCNPATLARDMEYLVHQGYEAGDVWLFDMFPQTPHVETVVSMVRIKRNL